In Miscanthus floridulus cultivar M001 chromosome 5, ASM1932011v1, whole genome shotgun sequence, one genomic interval encodes:
- the LOC136449420 gene encoding protein GRAVITROPIC IN THE LIGHT 1-like, which yields MEAQVAAPPHHHHQQQKAANLARTFTKLLRRKRVDAAAQGGAPEAPTSVAGDDGLGEERTEPPPAIPSLSKLKLSGNLAAAYSFDAFFRNAAEKKAAAAAAAGEPGAGAVRQPAGAGDVTPEAAADALLANLFAGVSAVKAAYAQLQLAQFPYDAEAIQSADAAVVAELTRLSDTKRRYLRDPAAAARGAAAAGHTPLAAHAEEQRHLLKTYQITARKLESDLRARDAEAERARSSLTAELRAERALEARLHPGRTLASLDELHLSGLNATHFLTALRHTVKSIRSFARSMLNSMQSAGWDLAAAAAAVHPGVPLRRAGDAKFVFESYVAMKMFANFHRRDFNFSFLDEREFYDRRHFFEEFTELKAEPASAFLDVRNPRWGGFGKFLRAKYLSLVHARMETAFFGRLEQRGIVSAGPGFPESSWFADFAEMARRVWLLHCLFFAFDGGAEEDGASIFQVRTGARFSEVYMESVSDGRAGDDAAAAATEDCVVGFTVLPGFRVGRTLIQCRVYLSKPSKPGRRP from the coding sequence ATGGAGGCGCAAGTGGCGGCTccgccacaccaccaccaccagcagcagaaGGCGGCCAACCTGGCGCGCACCTTCACCAAGCTGCTCCGCCGCAAGCGCGTCGACGCCGCGGCGCAGGGCGGCGCGCCCGAGGCGCCAACGTCCGTGGCTGGGGACGACGGCCTGGGGGAGGAGCGGACGGAGCCGCCGCCCGCCATCCCGTCCCTCAGCAAGCTCAAGCTGTCGGGGAACCTCGCCGCCGCCTACTCCTTCGACGCCTTCTTCCGCAACGCCGCCGagaagaaggcggcggcggcggcggcggcgggagagcCCGGAGCGGGAGCGGTCCGGCAGCCGGCGGGGGCGGGGGATGTGACGCCGGAGGCCGCGGCGGACGCGCTGCTGGCCAACCTCTTCGCGGGGGTCTCGGCGGTCAAGGCGGCGTACGCGCAGCTGCAGCTCGCGCAGTTCCCCTACGACGCGGAGGCGATCCAGTCCGCGGACGCCGCCGTGGTCGCCGAGCTCACCAGGCTCTCCGACACCAAGCGGAGGTACCTCAGGGACCCCGCCGCCGCGGCccggggcgcggcggcggcgggccacACCCCGCTCGCCGCGCACGCCGAGGAGCAGCGCCACCTCCTCAAGACGTACCAGATCACGGCGCGGAAGCTGGAGTCGGACCTCCGTGCCAGGGACGCCGAGGCCGAGCGCGCCAGGAGCTCCCTCACCGCCGAGCTTCGCGCCGAGCGCGCCCTGGAGGCGCGGCTCCACCCCGGCCGCACCCTGGCCTCGCTCGACGAGCTCCACCTCTCCGGCCTCAACGCGACCCACTTCCTCACCGCGCTGCGGCACACGGTGAAGTCGATCCGCTCCTTCGCCAGGTCGATGCTGAACTCGATGCAGTCCGCCGGGTGGGATCTggccgcggcggccgccgccgtgcACCCGGGCGTCCCGCTCCGCCGCGCCGGCGACGCCAAGTTTGTCTTCGAGTCGTACGTCGCGATGAAGATGTTCGCCAATTTCCACCGCCGCGACTTCAATTTCAGCTTCCTGGACGAGCGGGAGTTCTACGACCGACGCCACTTCTTCGAGGAGTTCACGGAGCTCAAGGCGGAGCCGGCCAGCGCCTTCCTGGACGTGAGGAACCCGCGGTGGGGCGGGTTCGGCAAGTTCCTGCGCGCAAAGTACCTGTCGCTGGTGCACGCGCGGATGGAGACGGCCTTCTTCGGCCGCCTGGAGCAGCGCGGCATCGTCAGCGCCGGGCCCGGGTTCCCGGAGAGCTCGTGGTTCGCCGACTTCGCCGAGATGGCGCGTCGTGTGTGGCTGCTGCACTGCCTCTTCTTCGCGTTCGACGGCGGCGCCGAGGAGGACGGCGCGTCCATCTTCCAGGTGCGCACGGGGGCGCGCTTCTCGGAGGTGTACATGGAGAGCGTCAGCGACGGGCGCGCAGGCGACGACGCTGCGGCCGCGGCCACCGAGGACTGCGTGGTCGGCTTCACCGTGCTGCCGGGGTTCAGAGTCGGCCGGACACTGATCCAATGTCGCGTCTATCTGTCCAAGCCGTCCAAGCCGGGGCGGCGGCCGTGA